From the genome of Fusobacterium varium, one region includes:
- a CDS encoding beta-methylgalactoside transporter inner membrane component produces the protein MENKIKKFLVNNIVPIFMVIIILLSIPISGLSIEYLIQEIILRLSRNLFLVLSLLIPIIAGMGLNFGIVLGAMAGQIALIFITDWNIVGLQGFFLAVIITLPIAALMGYVGGIVLNRAKGREMITSMILGFFINGVYQLLVLYGMGKVIPIKNEAILLSRGHGIRNAIDLKNIRRALDDGIVFNIGQYSIPVLTILAIVLLCFFIVWFRKTKLGQDMRAIGQDIEVSKSSGIAVDRTRILAIVISTILAGIGQLIFLQNIGTMNTYNSHEQIGMFAIAALLIGGATVSKASIPNALSGVILFHTMFVLAPRAGKELIGSAQIGEYFRVFVSYGIIALVLILHQWRREKEKEAERKRILEMNSNQAGGN, from the coding sequence GTGGAAAATAAAATTAAAAAATTTTTAGTGAATAATATAGTTCCTATATTTATGGTAATAATAATACTTTTATCTATACCTATATCAGGGTTAAGTATAGAGTATCTTATTCAGGAAATAATTTTAAGATTATCTCGTAATTTATTCTTGGTATTATCTCTTTTAATACCTATAATAGCAGGAATGGGATTAAATTTTGGTATAGTGTTAGGAGCAATGGCAGGACAGATAGCTTTAATATTTATCACTGACTGGAATATAGTTGGACTGCAGGGATTTTTTCTTGCTGTTATTATAACTCTTCCAATAGCAGCCCTTATGGGATATGTAGGTGGAATTGTTTTAAATAGAGCAAAAGGAAGGGAAATGATTACATCTATGATACTTGGATTTTTTATCAATGGTGTATATCAGCTTTTAGTTTTATATGGAATGGGAAAAGTAATACCTATAAAAAATGAAGCTATACTTCTTTCAAGAGGACATGGAATAAGAAATGCAATAGATCTTAAAAATATAAGAAGGGCTTTAGATGATGGAATAGTTTTTAACATAGGACAGTACTCTATTCCTGTTTTGACTATTTTAGCTATAGTGCTTTTATGTTTTTTTATAGTTTGGTTTAGAAAAACTAAGCTAGGTCAAGATATGAGAGCAATTGGTCAGGATATAGAAGTTTCTAAATCATCAGGTATTGCAGTTGACAGAACAAGAATATTAGCAATTGTTATTTCCACTATTCTTGCTGGAATAGGTCAACTCATATTTCTTCAAAATATTGGAACTATGAATACATATAACAGTCATGAACAGATAGGAATGTTTGCTATTGCAGCTCTTTTAATAGGAGGAGCAACTGTATCTAAAGCTAGTATTCCAAATGCACTTAGTGGAGTAATTCTTTTTCATACTATGTTCGTATTAGCTCCAAGAGCAGGGAAAGAACTTATAGGTTCAGCCCAGATAGGAGAGTATTTTAGAGTGTTTGTGTCTTATGGAATAATTGCTTTAGTTCTTATCCTACATCAGTGGAGAAGAGAGAAAGAAAAAGAAGCAGAGAGAAAAAGAATACTTGAGATGAACTCTAATCAGGCAGGTGGTAACTAA
- a CDS encoding Ferredoxin: MHVIDKDACIGCGACEGTCPVGAIAATDDGKYGISDACVDCGACAGGCPVSAISAE, encoded by the coding sequence ATGCACGTAATAGATAAAGATGCTTGTATAGGATGTGGAGCTTGTGAAGGAACTTGTCCAGTAGGAGCAATCGCTGCAACTGATGATGGAAAATACGGAATATCAGATGCTTGTGTTGACTGTGGAGCTTGTGCAGGTGGATGTCCTGTTTCAGCTATATCAGCTGAGTAA
- the lytG gene encoding Exo-glucosaminidase lytG precursor: MRKKIFILLIFLFSFTAFSGTTINESELKNKQFYLNKRIDFSAIQGNERKKLFIQTLVPIIENIETEIKTEKEQVKKIIEKGVRTQEEKDILNNAFTKYKVKNMNTDELLNKMIVPPTSLIIAQASLESGWGTSNVAKKANNLFGMKSFSKDQNRSIKVGKGTYYKKYDTIDDSVKDYIMTLARHGAYKQLRAAIVNGENSLKLVKHLNNYSEIREEYGRKLTTIIKANDLLEHDA; the protein is encoded by the coding sequence ATGAGGAAAAAAATATTTATATTATTAATTTTTCTTTTTTCTTTTACTGCTTTTTCAGGAACTACAATAAATGAAAGTGAACTAAAAAATAAACAGTTTTATCTAAATAAAAGAATTGATTTTAGTGCAATACAAGGTAATGAAAGAAAAAAATTATTTATACAAACACTTGTACCAATAATTGAAAATATTGAAACAGAGATAAAGACTGAAAAAGAGCAGGTAAAGAAAATAATAGAAAAAGGTGTAAGAACTCAAGAAGAAAAAGATATTTTGAATAATGCTTTTACAAAATATAAAGTAAAAAATATGAATACTGATGAACTTTTAAATAAAATGATAGTACCACCTACTTCACTGATAATAGCTCAAGCTTCATTGGAAAGTGGCTGGGGGACTTCAAATGTAGCTAAAAAAGCAAATAATCTTTTTGGAATGAAATCTTTCTCAAAGGATCAGAATAGAAGTATTAAAGTAGGAAAAGGAACTTATTATAAAAAATATGATACTATAGATGACTCAGTGAAAGATTACATAATGACATTAGCAAGACATGGGGCATATAAACAACTTAGAGCTGCTATAGTTAATGGAGAAAACTCATTAAAATTAGTAAAACATTTGAATAATTATTCTGAAATAAGAGAAGAGTATGGAAGGAAATTAACAACTATAATAAAAGCTAATGATTTATTAGAGCATGATGCTTGA